One Euphorbia lathyris chromosome 1, ddEupLath1.1, whole genome shotgun sequence DNA segment encodes these proteins:
- the LOC136235330 gene encoding uncharacterized protein isoform X1 — protein MAVYNLALILENTVSEAEFLLVKQTPPPKFGDEDYDSLVDSQLWDLPSTKLDILEGESEPKIAIQGVESLSGKINLRKYDLDSAIERVLEQVGIKAADGEDWRFFKFVEEPDFGPAFSIHTIYVTAKLTTGVQKFSELCKWMSIESCLNRLLDVKPSDDRVGPLVVVGVVNDSLQISKQKVDTTLHHQEYPPGVTLVPMRSRTAKPFHTTNLVIFAPQNVLNTQEDSNFVACGDALIVDPGCLADFHEELFKIVAALPRKLVVFVTHHHHDHIDGLSIIQKCNPGATLLAHENTMRRIGKDDWSLGYTSVSGGEDICIGGQKLKVIFAPGHTDGHVGLLHISTHSLIVGDHCLGQGSAFLDITSGGNMTDYFQSTYKFIELGPHALIPMHGRVNLWPKHLLCAYLKNRRSRETTILKAIENGAKTLFDIVASVYCDVDCSFWIPASSNVQLHVDHLAQQNKLPKEFSIEKFQRSSGVHFLGRWMWAYLTAGFQSRYKKLSIPKLLIAGAVASVAVFYSISWK, from the exons ATGGCCGTTTACAATCTCGCTTTGATTCTTGAAAATACCGTAAGCGAAGCCGAGTTTCTACTGGTAAAACAAACTCCGCCTCCCAAATTCGGCGATGAGGACTATGATTCTTTGGTTGATTCTCAACTCTGGGACTTGCCGTCCACCAAACTTGACATCCTAGAAGGAGAATCTGAGCCTAAAATTGCAATTCAAGGCGTGGAATCACTCTCGGGGAAGATCAATTTAAGGAAATACGATTTGGACTCCGCTATTGAAAGG GTCCTGGAGCAAGTGGGGATTAAGGCAGCTGATGGAGAAGACTGGAGATTTTTCAAGTTTGTGGAGGAACCTGATTTTGGACCGGCATTCTCCATTCATACAATTTACGTCACCGCAAAGTTGACCACTGGGGTTCAAAAATTTTCAG AATTGTGCAAGTGGATGTCTATTGAAAGTTGTCTAAACCGCCTTCTGGATGTGAAACCAAGTGATGATCGTGTTGGACCTCTTGTGGTGGTTGGTGTTGTGAATGATTCGTTGCAAATTTCAAAGCAAAAAGTTGATACCACCTTGCACCATCAG GAGTATCCTCCTGGTGTTACACTTGTGCCTATGAGGAGTAGGACAGCAAAGCCTTTCCATACAACAAACTTGGTCATATTTGCGCCTCAGAATGTCTTAAATACACAGGAGGATTCTAATTTTGTAGCTTGTGGAGATGCGTTGATCGTGGACCCTGGATGCCTTGCTGATTTTCATGAGGAG CTTTTCAAAATTGTTGCTGCTCTGCCGAGAAAGTTAGTTGTCTTTGTTACCCATCACCACCATGACCATATTGACG GTCTTTCTATCATCCAAAAGTGCAATCCTGGTGCTACTCTATTAGCACATGAGAATACCATGCGCCGGATTGGGAAAG ATGATTGGTCTCTTGGCTATACCTCAGTTTCTGGTGGAGAAGACATTTGCATTGGTGGTCAAAAGTTAAAAGTCATTTTTGCTCCG GGACATACAGATGGCCATGTGGGACTGCTTCATATCAGTACTCACAGCCTGATCGTAGGAGATCATTGCTTGGG TCAAGGAAGTGCTTTCTTGGATATTACTTCAGGGGGGAATATGACT GATTATTTTCAGTCAACTTACAAATTTATTGAACTTGGCCCTCATGCTTTGATCCCGATGCATGGGAGAGTCAATCTTTGGCCAAAGCATCTGCTCTGTGCATACCTCAA GAACCGAAGAAGTAGAGAAACAACCATTTTGAAAGCTATAGAAAATGGAGCAAAAACTTTATTTGACATAGTTGCCAGTGTTTATTGTGATGTTGATTGCAGTTTTTGGATTCCTGCTTCATCAAACGTTCAACTTCATGTTGATCATCTGGCCCAGCAAAATAAATTACCAAAG GAGTTTTCAATTGAGAAGTTCCAGAGAAGTAGTGGAGTTCATTTCCTAGGCAGATGGATGTGGGCATACCTTACTGCTGGGTTTCAATCCAGGTACAAAAAGTTAAGTATACCTAAACTTCTTATCGCTGGAGCAGTTGCTAGTGTTGCTGTATTTTACTCAATTAGTTGGAAATAA
- the LOC136235330 gene encoding uncharacterized protein isoform X3 gives MAVYNLALILENTVSEAEFLLVKQTPPPKFGDEDYDSLVDSQLWDLPSTKLDILEGESEPKIAIQGVESLSGKINLRKYDLDSAIERVLEQVGIKAADGEDWRFFKFVEEPDFGPAFSIHTIYVTAKLTTGVQKFSELCKWMSIESCLNRLLDVKPSDDRVGPLVVVGVVNDSLQISKQKVDTTLHHQEYPPGVTLVPMRSRTAKPFHTTNLVIFAPQNVLNTQEDSNFVACGDALIVDPGCLADFHEELFKIVAALPRKLVVFVTHHHHDHIDGLSIIQKCNPGATLLAHENTMRRIGKDDWSLGYTSVSGGEDICIGGQKLKVIFAPGHTDGHVGLLHISTHSLIVGDHCLGQGSAFLDITSGGNMTDYFQSTYKFIELGPHALIPMHGRVNLWPKHLLCAYLKNRRSRETTILKAIENGAKTLFDIVASVYCDVDCSFWIPASSNVQLHVDHLAQQNKLPKVFSLDTYKCSVVSFIHDLGSFK, from the exons ATGGCCGTTTACAATCTCGCTTTGATTCTTGAAAATACCGTAAGCGAAGCCGAGTTTCTACTGGTAAAACAAACTCCGCCTCCCAAATTCGGCGATGAGGACTATGATTCTTTGGTTGATTCTCAACTCTGGGACTTGCCGTCCACCAAACTTGACATCCTAGAAGGAGAATCTGAGCCTAAAATTGCAATTCAAGGCGTGGAATCACTCTCGGGGAAGATCAATTTAAGGAAATACGATTTGGACTCCGCTATTGAAAGG GTCCTGGAGCAAGTGGGGATTAAGGCAGCTGATGGAGAAGACTGGAGATTTTTCAAGTTTGTGGAGGAACCTGATTTTGGACCGGCATTCTCCATTCATACAATTTACGTCACCGCAAAGTTGACCACTGGGGTTCAAAAATTTTCAG AATTGTGCAAGTGGATGTCTATTGAAAGTTGTCTAAACCGCCTTCTGGATGTGAAACCAAGTGATGATCGTGTTGGACCTCTTGTGGTGGTTGGTGTTGTGAATGATTCGTTGCAAATTTCAAAGCAAAAAGTTGATACCACCTTGCACCATCAG GAGTATCCTCCTGGTGTTACACTTGTGCCTATGAGGAGTAGGACAGCAAAGCCTTTCCATACAACAAACTTGGTCATATTTGCGCCTCAGAATGTCTTAAATACACAGGAGGATTCTAATTTTGTAGCTTGTGGAGATGCGTTGATCGTGGACCCTGGATGCCTTGCTGATTTTCATGAGGAG CTTTTCAAAATTGTTGCTGCTCTGCCGAGAAAGTTAGTTGTCTTTGTTACCCATCACCACCATGACCATATTGACG GTCTTTCTATCATCCAAAAGTGCAATCCTGGTGCTACTCTATTAGCACATGAGAATACCATGCGCCGGATTGGGAAAG ATGATTGGTCTCTTGGCTATACCTCAGTTTCTGGTGGAGAAGACATTTGCATTGGTGGTCAAAAGTTAAAAGTCATTTTTGCTCCG GGACATACAGATGGCCATGTGGGACTGCTTCATATCAGTACTCACAGCCTGATCGTAGGAGATCATTGCTTGGG TCAAGGAAGTGCTTTCTTGGATATTACTTCAGGGGGGAATATGACT GATTATTTTCAGTCAACTTACAAATTTATTGAACTTGGCCCTCATGCTTTGATCCCGATGCATGGGAGAGTCAATCTTTGGCCAAAGCATCTGCTCTGTGCATACCTCAA GAACCGAAGAAGTAGAGAAACAACCATTTTGAAAGCTATAGAAAATGGAGCAAAAACTTTATTTGACATAGTTGCCAGTGTTTATTGTGATGTTGATTGCAGTTTTTGGATTCCTGCTTCATCAAACGTTCAACTTCATGTTGATCATCTGGCCCAGCAAAATAAATTACCAAAG GTCTTTTCATTAGATACTTACAAGTGCAGTGTGGTTTCATTTATTCATGACTTGGGAAGTTTTAAGTGA
- the LOC136235330 gene encoding uncharacterized protein isoform X2 codes for MAVYNLALILENTVSEAEFLLVKQTPPPKFGDEDYDSLVDSQLWDLPSTKLDILEGESEPKIAIQGVESLSGKINLRKYDLDSAIERVLEQVGIKAADGEDWRFFKFVEEPDFGPAFSIHTIYVTAKLTTGVQKFSELCKWMSIESCLNRLLDVKPSDDRVGPLVVVGVVNDSLQISKQKVDTTLHHQEYPPGVTLVPMRSRTAKPFHTTNLVIFAPQNVLNTQEDSNFVACGDALIVDPGCLADFHEELFKIVAALPRKLVVFVTHHHHDHIDGLSIIQKCNPGATLLAHENTMRRIGKDDWSLGYTSVSGGEDICIGGQKLKVIFAPGHTDGHVGLLHISTHSLIVGDHCLGQGSAFLDITSGGNMTDYFQSTYKFIELGPHALIPMHGRVNLWPKHLLCAYLKNRRSRETTILKAIENGAKTLFDIVASVYCDVDCSFWIPASSNVQLHVDHLAQQNKLPKVLRASLGATVNVVVVGPKGHRFES; via the exons ATGGCCGTTTACAATCTCGCTTTGATTCTTGAAAATACCGTAAGCGAAGCCGAGTTTCTACTGGTAAAACAAACTCCGCCTCCCAAATTCGGCGATGAGGACTATGATTCTTTGGTTGATTCTCAACTCTGGGACTTGCCGTCCACCAAACTTGACATCCTAGAAGGAGAATCTGAGCCTAAAATTGCAATTCAAGGCGTGGAATCACTCTCGGGGAAGATCAATTTAAGGAAATACGATTTGGACTCCGCTATTGAAAGG GTCCTGGAGCAAGTGGGGATTAAGGCAGCTGATGGAGAAGACTGGAGATTTTTCAAGTTTGTGGAGGAACCTGATTTTGGACCGGCATTCTCCATTCATACAATTTACGTCACCGCAAAGTTGACCACTGGGGTTCAAAAATTTTCAG AATTGTGCAAGTGGATGTCTATTGAAAGTTGTCTAAACCGCCTTCTGGATGTGAAACCAAGTGATGATCGTGTTGGACCTCTTGTGGTGGTTGGTGTTGTGAATGATTCGTTGCAAATTTCAAAGCAAAAAGTTGATACCACCTTGCACCATCAG GAGTATCCTCCTGGTGTTACACTTGTGCCTATGAGGAGTAGGACAGCAAAGCCTTTCCATACAACAAACTTGGTCATATTTGCGCCTCAGAATGTCTTAAATACACAGGAGGATTCTAATTTTGTAGCTTGTGGAGATGCGTTGATCGTGGACCCTGGATGCCTTGCTGATTTTCATGAGGAG CTTTTCAAAATTGTTGCTGCTCTGCCGAGAAAGTTAGTTGTCTTTGTTACCCATCACCACCATGACCATATTGACG GTCTTTCTATCATCCAAAAGTGCAATCCTGGTGCTACTCTATTAGCACATGAGAATACCATGCGCCGGATTGGGAAAG ATGATTGGTCTCTTGGCTATACCTCAGTTTCTGGTGGAGAAGACATTTGCATTGGTGGTCAAAAGTTAAAAGTCATTTTTGCTCCG GGACATACAGATGGCCATGTGGGACTGCTTCATATCAGTACTCACAGCCTGATCGTAGGAGATCATTGCTTGGG TCAAGGAAGTGCTTTCTTGGATATTACTTCAGGGGGGAATATGACT GATTATTTTCAGTCAACTTACAAATTTATTGAACTTGGCCCTCATGCTTTGATCCCGATGCATGGGAGAGTCAATCTTTGGCCAAAGCATCTGCTCTGTGCATACCTCAA GAACCGAAGAAGTAGAGAAACAACCATTTTGAAAGCTATAGAAAATGGAGCAAAAACTTTATTTGACATAGTTGCCAGTGTTTATTGTGATGTTGATTGCAGTTTTTGGATTCCTGCTTCATCAAACGTTCAACTTCATGTTGATCATCTGGCCCAGCAAAATAAATTACCAAAG GttttgagggcgagccttggcgcaacggtaaacgttgttgtcgtgggACCGAAAGGTCacaggttcgagtcttag
- the LOC136235314 gene encoding DNA (cytosine-5)-methyltransferase DRM2-like isoform X2, translating to MASAMEASSSASGSGSKLMDYFIGMGFPGKMVAEAIQANGEGSTDSILETLLTYSAIKESPEAQPDVDSDPCSSSSEYDATFLDDFSDTDSSENEVIVQLEKMGYSEEETKMALERCGSQASLAELTDFICAAQIAKAFDAPEEKPRIKHLDEHHYPKQKKLKLVHGDDEMVGLPNPMIGFGLPTDSAIVTRRTLPEAAKGPPYFYYENVALAPKGVWQTISNFLYEVKPEFVDSKHLCAAARKRGYIHNLPIHNRFSLVPLPPQTISEALPLTKKWWPSWDTRTKLNCLQTVAGSAKLTEKIRQAVGDYEGEPPLSVKKFVLDQCRKWNLVWVGRNKVAPLEPDEIEMLLGFPRNHTRGGGISRTDRYKSLGNSFQIDTVAYHLSVLKHLFPGGINLLSLFSGIGGAEVALHRLGIRLKNVVSVEKSEVNRNIVRCWWEQTNQTGNLIDLEDVQDLKEDKLEQLIQSFGGFDLIVGGSPCNNLAGSNRLHRDGLEGKESSLFFDYWRILDSVKRIMNRNNANY from the exons ATGGCAAGCGCAATGGAG GCAAGCTCATCTGCAAGTGGTTCTGGCTCCAAGCTGATGGATTATTTTATTGGAATGGGCTTTCCTGGAAAAATGGTTGCTGAAGCAATTCAGGCTAATG GGGAGGGGAGTACAGATTCAATTTTGGAGACTCTACTCACATACTCG GCAATTAAAGAATCTCCTGAAGCACAGCCAGATGTTGACTCTGATccgtgttcttcttcttcagaatatGACGCTACCTTCCTGGATGATTTTTCAGACACAGATAGTTCTGAAAATGAG GTTATTGTTCAACTGGAAAAAATGGGTTACAGCGAGGAGGAGACTAAAATGGCCCTAGAGAGATGTG GATCACAAGCCTCACTTGCAGAGTTGACAGATTTCATCTGTGCTGCTCAAATAGCAAAGGCATTTGATGCTCCAGAAGAGAag CCAAGGATCAAGCACTTGGATGAACATCATTACCCTAAGCAGAAGAAGCTGAAGCTAGTACATGGAGATGATGAGATGGTAGGACTCCCAAATCCGATGATCGGATTCGGACTACCAACTGATTCAGCTATCGTGACCCGTAGAACACTTCCAGAAGCTGCGAAGGGACCGCCGTATTTTTATTATGAGAATGTGGCACTTGCACCTAAAGGAGTTTGGCAAACCATCTCAAATTTCTTATATGAAGTGAAGCCAGAATTTGTTGATTCAAAACATTTATGTGCTGCAGCAAGGAAAAGGGGCTACATTCACAATCTTCCAATTCATAACAGGTTTTCCCTTGTTCCATTGCCTCCGCAGACTATAAGTGAAGCACTACCATTGACAAAGAAATGGTGGCCTTCATGGGACACGAGGACGAAATTAAATTGCCTGCAAACTGTTGCCGGGAGTGCGAAACTGACGGAGAAGATTCGTCAAGCTGTTGGGGATTATGAAGGAGAACCTCCTTTAAGTGTCAAGAAGTTTGTTCTTGATCAGTGCAGGAAATGGAATCTGGTATGGGTTGGGAGGAACAAAGTTGCACCACTTGAGCCGGATGAGATAGAAATGCTTCTTGGTTTTCCTAGGAACCACACAAGGGGAGGTGGCATAAGTCGGACTGATAGATACAAATCACTTGGTAACTCATTCCAG ATTGATACAGTTGCGTACCATCTATCAGTACTCAAACACTTGTTCCCAGGAGGCATAAATCTGTTGTCTCTATTCTCGGGGATAGGAGGGGCAGAAGTTGCTCTTCACCGGCTGGGTATTAGATTGAAGAATGTAGTGTCAGTTGAGAAGTCGGAAGTCAACAGAAACATAGTGAGGTGCTGGTGGGAACAAACAAACCAGACAGGGAATTTGATAGACTTGGAAGATGTCCAAGATCTAAAAGAAGACAAATTAGAGCAATTGATTCAATCATTTGGAGGATTTGATCTGATTGTAGGTGGAAGTCCCTGTAACAATCTTGCTGGTAGCAATCGACTCCACCGTGATGGTTTAGAGGGTAAAGAATCTTCACTTTTCTTTGACTATTGGCGAATTTTGGATTCTGTCAAACGTATTATGAACAGAAACAATGCAAATTACTGA
- the LOC136235314 gene encoding DNA (cytosine-5)-methyltransferase DRM2-like isoform X1, which translates to MDGNSSDENIDWDSDDEREIENFGLSSSPIVRPPSAEAMASAMEASSSASGSGSKLMDYFIGMGFPGKMVAEAIQANGEGSTDSILETLLTYSAIKESPEAQPDVDSDPCSSSSEYDATFLDDFSDTDSSENEVIVQLEKMGYSEEETKMALERCGSQASLAELTDFICAAQIAKAFDAPEEKPRIKHLDEHHYPKQKKLKLVHGDDEMVGLPNPMIGFGLPTDSAIVTRRTLPEAAKGPPYFYYENVALAPKGVWQTISNFLYEVKPEFVDSKHLCAAARKRGYIHNLPIHNRFSLVPLPPQTISEALPLTKKWWPSWDTRTKLNCLQTVAGSAKLTEKIRQAVGDYEGEPPLSVKKFVLDQCRKWNLVWVGRNKVAPLEPDEIEMLLGFPRNHTRGGGISRTDRYKSLGNSFQIDTVAYHLSVLKHLFPGGINLLSLFSGIGGAEVALHRLGIRLKNVVSVEKSEVNRNIVRCWWEQTNQTGNLIDLEDVQDLKEDKLEQLIQSFGGFDLIVGGSPCNNLAGSNRLHRDGLEGKESSLFFDYWRILDSVKRIMNRNNANY; encoded by the exons ATG GATGGCAATTCATCGGATGAAAATATTGACTGGGACAGTGACGATGAACGTGAAATTGAGAATTTCGGGTTGTCTTCTTCTCCTATTGTCAGACCTCCTTCTGCAGAAGCTATGGCAAGCGCAATGGAG GCAAGCTCATCTGCAAGTGGTTCTGGCTCCAAGCTGATGGATTATTTTATTGGAATGGGCTTTCCTGGAAAAATGGTTGCTGAAGCAATTCAGGCTAATG GGGAGGGGAGTACAGATTCAATTTTGGAGACTCTACTCACATACTCG GCAATTAAAGAATCTCCTGAAGCACAGCCAGATGTTGACTCTGATccgtgttcttcttcttcagaatatGACGCTACCTTCCTGGATGATTTTTCAGACACAGATAGTTCTGAAAATGAG GTTATTGTTCAACTGGAAAAAATGGGTTACAGCGAGGAGGAGACTAAAATGGCCCTAGAGAGATGTG GATCACAAGCCTCACTTGCAGAGTTGACAGATTTCATCTGTGCTGCTCAAATAGCAAAGGCATTTGATGCTCCAGAAGAGAag CCAAGGATCAAGCACTTGGATGAACATCATTACCCTAAGCAGAAGAAGCTGAAGCTAGTACATGGAGATGATGAGATGGTAGGACTCCCAAATCCGATGATCGGATTCGGACTACCAACTGATTCAGCTATCGTGACCCGTAGAACACTTCCAGAAGCTGCGAAGGGACCGCCGTATTTTTATTATGAGAATGTGGCACTTGCACCTAAAGGAGTTTGGCAAACCATCTCAAATTTCTTATATGAAGTGAAGCCAGAATTTGTTGATTCAAAACATTTATGTGCTGCAGCAAGGAAAAGGGGCTACATTCACAATCTTCCAATTCATAACAGGTTTTCCCTTGTTCCATTGCCTCCGCAGACTATAAGTGAAGCACTACCATTGACAAAGAAATGGTGGCCTTCATGGGACACGAGGACGAAATTAAATTGCCTGCAAACTGTTGCCGGGAGTGCGAAACTGACGGAGAAGATTCGTCAAGCTGTTGGGGATTATGAAGGAGAACCTCCTTTAAGTGTCAAGAAGTTTGTTCTTGATCAGTGCAGGAAATGGAATCTGGTATGGGTTGGGAGGAACAAAGTTGCACCACTTGAGCCGGATGAGATAGAAATGCTTCTTGGTTTTCCTAGGAACCACACAAGGGGAGGTGGCATAAGTCGGACTGATAGATACAAATCACTTGGTAACTCATTCCAG ATTGATACAGTTGCGTACCATCTATCAGTACTCAAACACTTGTTCCCAGGAGGCATAAATCTGTTGTCTCTATTCTCGGGGATAGGAGGGGCAGAAGTTGCTCTTCACCGGCTGGGTATTAGATTGAAGAATGTAGTGTCAGTTGAGAAGTCGGAAGTCAACAGAAACATAGTGAGGTGCTGGTGGGAACAAACAAACCAGACAGGGAATTTGATAGACTTGGAAGATGTCCAAGATCTAAAAGAAGACAAATTAGAGCAATTGATTCAATCATTTGGAGGATTTGATCTGATTGTAGGTGGAAGTCCCTGTAACAATCTTGCTGGTAGCAATCGACTCCACCGTGATGGTTTAGAGGGTAAAGAATCTTCACTTTTCTTTGACTATTGGCGAATTTTGGATTCTGTCAAACGTATTATGAACAGAAACAATGCAAATTACTGA
- the LOC136235330 gene encoding atrochrysone carboxyl ACP thioesterase isoform X4, with translation MMYDPDNRCWTNGHHNLWLSESSKLCKWMSIESCLNRLLDVKPSDDRVGPLVVVGVVNDSLQISKQKVDTTLHHQEYPPGVTLVPMRSRTAKPFHTTNLVIFAPQNVLNTQEDSNFVACGDALIVDPGCLADFHEELFKIVAALPRKLVVFVTHHHHDHIDGLSIIQKCNPGATLLAHENTMRRIGKDDWSLGYTSVSGGEDICIGGQKLKVIFAPGHTDGHVGLLHISTHSLIVGDHCLGQGSAFLDITSGGNMTDYFQSTYKFIELGPHALIPMHGRVNLWPKHLLCAYLKNRRSRETTILKAIENGAKTLFDIVASVYCDVDCSFWIPASSNVQLHVDHLAQQNKLPKEFSIEKFQRSSGVHFLGRWMWAYLTAGFQSRYKKLSIPKLLIAGAVASVAVFYSISWK, from the exons ATGATGTATGATCCCGATAACCGCTGTTGGACCAACGGGCATCATAATCTCTGGCTGTCTGAGAGTTCAA AATTGTGCAAGTGGATGTCTATTGAAAGTTGTCTAAACCGCCTTCTGGATGTGAAACCAAGTGATGATCGTGTTGGACCTCTTGTGGTGGTTGGTGTTGTGAATGATTCGTTGCAAATTTCAAAGCAAAAAGTTGATACCACCTTGCACCATCAG GAGTATCCTCCTGGTGTTACACTTGTGCCTATGAGGAGTAGGACAGCAAAGCCTTTCCATACAACAAACTTGGTCATATTTGCGCCTCAGAATGTCTTAAATACACAGGAGGATTCTAATTTTGTAGCTTGTGGAGATGCGTTGATCGTGGACCCTGGATGCCTTGCTGATTTTCATGAGGAG CTTTTCAAAATTGTTGCTGCTCTGCCGAGAAAGTTAGTTGTCTTTGTTACCCATCACCACCATGACCATATTGACG GTCTTTCTATCATCCAAAAGTGCAATCCTGGTGCTACTCTATTAGCACATGAGAATACCATGCGCCGGATTGGGAAAG ATGATTGGTCTCTTGGCTATACCTCAGTTTCTGGTGGAGAAGACATTTGCATTGGTGGTCAAAAGTTAAAAGTCATTTTTGCTCCG GGACATACAGATGGCCATGTGGGACTGCTTCATATCAGTACTCACAGCCTGATCGTAGGAGATCATTGCTTGGG TCAAGGAAGTGCTTTCTTGGATATTACTTCAGGGGGGAATATGACT GATTATTTTCAGTCAACTTACAAATTTATTGAACTTGGCCCTCATGCTTTGATCCCGATGCATGGGAGAGTCAATCTTTGGCCAAAGCATCTGCTCTGTGCATACCTCAA GAACCGAAGAAGTAGAGAAACAACCATTTTGAAAGCTATAGAAAATGGAGCAAAAACTTTATTTGACATAGTTGCCAGTGTTTATTGTGATGTTGATTGCAGTTTTTGGATTCCTGCTTCATCAAACGTTCAACTTCATGTTGATCATCTGGCCCAGCAAAATAAATTACCAAAG GAGTTTTCAATTGAGAAGTTCCAGAGAAGTAGTGGAGTTCATTTCCTAGGCAGATGGATGTGGGCATACCTTACTGCTGGGTTTCAATCCAGGTACAAAAAGTTAAGTATACCTAAACTTCTTATCGCTGGAGCAGTTGCTAGTGTTGCTGTATTTTACTCAATTAGTTGGAAATAA